The following are encoded in a window of Castanea sativa cultivar Marrone di Chiusa Pesio chromosome 9, ASM4071231v1 genomic DNA:
- the LOC142609657 gene encoding uncharacterized protein LOC142609657 isoform X1 → MAKVAAQAPSSLQIGGGGAMKASTGLRRKTPSELRGEQLKQTNVIDLVDESPDPLVGTANDTNEVDNGLKKPEISKNPRYIDTRMDEVFPVKKSRVRMLSGKENAKVNTFPCENNSIEQTGGLKNISLISSLAAKRRRQLLSRESSVTSSEDAKDGVAQVFQSIGKCSQSTFRSVNEISSVSDKSSGLATIDMDKALKGLAALDPPAISGSHFDSSERPGDPTSTYSGNFCSECHLPGRKAPLDFTLKTCVRMVSSSPVNRIHRSIISGTMPQFTFQFGHSEDQNNSHSSVPTSTSHVLSSKVMHSWVYPQSTLPSSLISVLISSAAEGVEMDFLRKRQLAWEDSFRSLYYMLRNNVCNLFYVCTSHFVVMFNGGDSSGRNKRSCNAYISRSTRGLRSMLREHDVCFSMPLCHSKVEQVTTEDLVELSEIEKHNLGQTRRLSSLSDIDNSSQSLLVFSGNKNVHGLYDFLLNYRSFLTSLTAMDVPLLCSPVPFQNAALSAPEVRCMELKRADHVAAPPKGSTKDGECVQGSSAGLCYTIEIKDAYLPPWIICSVCAVMGSEGRSFEASFITEPTSVGLNVALGATCDKSDSQAAAGEGLQESSFAFGIPEAIVTPSLCSGLLKGLKYDNGSYTASLSPI, encoded by the exons ATGGCAAAGGTCGCTGCACAAGCACCTAGTTCTTTGCAAATCGGCGGAGGAGGAGCTATGAAGGCTAGCACGGGACTCAGAAGGAAAACACCATCAGAACTCAGA GGGGAGCAGTTGAAGCAGACAAATGTTATAGACCTTGTAGATGAATCTCCAGACCCTTTGGTTGGTACAGCAAA TGACACTAATGAGGTGGATAATGGGCTCAAGAAACCTGAAATCTCAAAGAATCCAAGATACATCGACACCCGTATGGATGAAGTATTTCCTGTAAAAAAGTCCAGGGTTAGAATGCTTTCTGGAAAAGAAAATGCTAAGGTGAATACATTTCCTTGT GAAAATAACTCAATTGAGCAAACTGGTGGtcttaaaaatatatctctaatTTCATCCTTGGCTGCCAAGAGACGTCGCCAACTTTTAAG TAGAGAAAGTTCTGTCACTTCTTCTGAAGATGCCAAAGATGGTGTGGCGCAAGTCTTTCAATCAATTGGAAAGTGTAGTCAAAGTACATTTCGTAGTGTGAACGAGATTTCATCAGTCAGTGATAAATCATCTGGCTTGGCAACGATTGATATG GATAAAGCATTAAAGGGTCTGGCTGCCCTTGACCCCCCTGCCATTTCTGGTTCACATTTTGATTCTTCTGAAAGACCTGGGGATCCTACATCAACTTATTCTGGCAATTTCTGCTCAGAGTGCCATTTACCTGGCCGAAAGGCTCCTCTAGATTTTACTCTGAAAACTTGTGTGCGAATGGTGTCCTCTTCCCCAGTGAATCG GATTCATAGGTCAATAATCTCTGGTACCATGCCTCAGTTCACATTCCAATTTGGTCATTCTGAGGATCAAAACAACAGTCATAGCTCGGTTCCCACATCCACTTCACATGTTTTAAGTTCTAAAGTTATGCATTCATGGGTTTACCCTCAATCTACCTTACCATCTTCTCTCATATCAGTGTTGATTTCATCAGCAGCAGAGGGAG TGGAAATGGATTTCTTAAGAAAACGACAGCTTGCATGGGAGGACTCTTTTCGGAGTCTCTACTACATGCTTCGGAATAATGTTTGTAATCTATTTTATG TGTGTACGTCGCATTTTGTGGTGATGTTCAATGGTGGTGATAGCTCGGGGAGGAACAAGCGCTCGTGCAACGCTTATATCTCCCGGTCAACGAGAGGTTTGAGGTCAATGTTAAGAGAGCAT gatGTTTGTTTCTCTATGCCTCTTTGCCACTCCAAAGTAGAGCAAGTAACTACTGAAGATCTGGTTGAGCTCTCAGAGATCGAGAAGCATAATTTGGGCCAG ACTCGGCGCCTGAGTTCCTTGTCTGACATCGATAATAGCTCACAGTCTTTGCTGGTTTTCAGTGGCAATAAGAATGTACAtggtttgtatgattttttgttaaattatag ATCTTTCTTGACCTCCTTGACTGCTATGGATGTTCCTTTATTGTGTTCACCTGTGCCATTTCAGAATGCTGCTCTTTCTGCTCCAGag gTTAGATGCATGGAGTTGAAAAGAGCAGATCATGTTGCTGCTCCTCCCAAAGGTTCCACTAAAGATGGTGAGTGCGTGCAAGGTTCATCTGCTGGTCTCTGCTATACCATTGAAATTAAGGATGCATATCTTCCGCCATGGATTATATGCAGTGTATGTGCAGTTATGGGTTCTGAAGGCAGAAGCTTTGAGGCAAG TTTTATAACAGAGCCTACCTCAGTTGGCTTGAATGTAGCCCTCGGAGCAACTTGTGACAAATCTGATTCTCAAGCTGCAGCAGGCGAAGGCTTGCAAGAAAGTAGCTTTGCTTTTGGTATACCAGAAGCCATTGTTACTCCATCCTTGTGCTCAGGTTTATTAAAAGGGTTGAAATACGACAATGGTTCTTATACAGCTTCTCTTTCTCCTATATGA
- the LOC142609657 gene encoding uncharacterized protein LOC142609657 isoform X2: MAKVAAQAPSSLQIGGGGAMKASTGLRRKTPSELRGEQLKQTNVIDLVDESPDPLVGTANDTNEVDNGLKKPEISKNPRYIDTRMDEVFPVKKSRVRMLSGKENAKENNSIEQTGGLKNISLISSLAAKRRRQLLSRESSVTSSEDAKDGVAQVFQSIGKCSQSTFRSVNEISSVSDKSSGLATIDMDKALKGLAALDPPAISGSHFDSSERPGDPTSTYSGNFCSECHLPGRKAPLDFTLKTCVRMVSSSPVNRIHRSIISGTMPQFTFQFGHSEDQNNSHSSVPTSTSHVLSSKVMHSWVYPQSTLPSSLISVLISSAAEGVEMDFLRKRQLAWEDSFRSLYYMLRNNVCNLFYVCTSHFVVMFNGGDSSGRNKRSCNAYISRSTRGLRSMLREHDVCFSMPLCHSKVEQVTTEDLVELSEIEKHNLGQTRRLSSLSDIDNSSQSLLVFSGNKNVHGLYDFLLNYRSFLTSLTAMDVPLLCSPVPFQNAALSAPEVRCMELKRADHVAAPPKGSTKDGECVQGSSAGLCYTIEIKDAYLPPWIICSVCAVMGSEGRSFEASFITEPTSVGLNVALGATCDKSDSQAAAGEGLQESSFAFGIPEAIVTPSLCSGLLKGLKYDNGSYTASLSPI; the protein is encoded by the exons ATGGCAAAGGTCGCTGCACAAGCACCTAGTTCTTTGCAAATCGGCGGAGGAGGAGCTATGAAGGCTAGCACGGGACTCAGAAGGAAAACACCATCAGAACTCAGA GGGGAGCAGTTGAAGCAGACAAATGTTATAGACCTTGTAGATGAATCTCCAGACCCTTTGGTTGGTACAGCAAA TGACACTAATGAGGTGGATAATGGGCTCAAGAAACCTGAAATCTCAAAGAATCCAAGATACATCGACACCCGTATGGATGAAGTATTTCCTGTAAAAAAGTCCAGGGTTAGAATGCTTTCTGGAAAAGAAAATGCTAAG GAAAATAACTCAATTGAGCAAACTGGTGGtcttaaaaatatatctctaatTTCATCCTTGGCTGCCAAGAGACGTCGCCAACTTTTAAG TAGAGAAAGTTCTGTCACTTCTTCTGAAGATGCCAAAGATGGTGTGGCGCAAGTCTTTCAATCAATTGGAAAGTGTAGTCAAAGTACATTTCGTAGTGTGAACGAGATTTCATCAGTCAGTGATAAATCATCTGGCTTGGCAACGATTGATATG GATAAAGCATTAAAGGGTCTGGCTGCCCTTGACCCCCCTGCCATTTCTGGTTCACATTTTGATTCTTCTGAAAGACCTGGGGATCCTACATCAACTTATTCTGGCAATTTCTGCTCAGAGTGCCATTTACCTGGCCGAAAGGCTCCTCTAGATTTTACTCTGAAAACTTGTGTGCGAATGGTGTCCTCTTCCCCAGTGAATCG GATTCATAGGTCAATAATCTCTGGTACCATGCCTCAGTTCACATTCCAATTTGGTCATTCTGAGGATCAAAACAACAGTCATAGCTCGGTTCCCACATCCACTTCACATGTTTTAAGTTCTAAAGTTATGCATTCATGGGTTTACCCTCAATCTACCTTACCATCTTCTCTCATATCAGTGTTGATTTCATCAGCAGCAGAGGGAG TGGAAATGGATTTCTTAAGAAAACGACAGCTTGCATGGGAGGACTCTTTTCGGAGTCTCTACTACATGCTTCGGAATAATGTTTGTAATCTATTTTATG TGTGTACGTCGCATTTTGTGGTGATGTTCAATGGTGGTGATAGCTCGGGGAGGAACAAGCGCTCGTGCAACGCTTATATCTCCCGGTCAACGAGAGGTTTGAGGTCAATGTTAAGAGAGCAT gatGTTTGTTTCTCTATGCCTCTTTGCCACTCCAAAGTAGAGCAAGTAACTACTGAAGATCTGGTTGAGCTCTCAGAGATCGAGAAGCATAATTTGGGCCAG ACTCGGCGCCTGAGTTCCTTGTCTGACATCGATAATAGCTCACAGTCTTTGCTGGTTTTCAGTGGCAATAAGAATGTACAtggtttgtatgattttttgttaaattatag ATCTTTCTTGACCTCCTTGACTGCTATGGATGTTCCTTTATTGTGTTCACCTGTGCCATTTCAGAATGCTGCTCTTTCTGCTCCAGag gTTAGATGCATGGAGTTGAAAAGAGCAGATCATGTTGCTGCTCCTCCCAAAGGTTCCACTAAAGATGGTGAGTGCGTGCAAGGTTCATCTGCTGGTCTCTGCTATACCATTGAAATTAAGGATGCATATCTTCCGCCATGGATTATATGCAGTGTATGTGCAGTTATGGGTTCTGAAGGCAGAAGCTTTGAGGCAAG TTTTATAACAGAGCCTACCTCAGTTGGCTTGAATGTAGCCCTCGGAGCAACTTGTGACAAATCTGATTCTCAAGCTGCAGCAGGCGAAGGCTTGCAAGAAAGTAGCTTTGCTTTTGGTATACCAGAAGCCATTGTTACTCCATCCTTGTGCTCAGGTTTATTAAAAGGGTTGAAATACGACAATGGTTCTTATACAGCTTCTCTTTCTCCTATATGA
- the LOC142610969 gene encoding pentatricopeptide repeat-containing protein At5g06540, producing MNGSSSSLILKTLKLKNPKLLLLESCSTLSHLKIIHGHMIRTHIIFDVFAASRLIAFCIDSTLKTSSLLDYATRLFSQIENPNLFIYNALIRGYSASEIPHKSFHFYTQLQRLDILPDNITFPFLVKSCTQLGSVAMGTQSHGHIIKHGFQLDVYIQNSLVHMYATFGDIKAASHIFRRISRLDVVSWTSMIAGYNKCGDVHSARQLFDRMPEKNLITWSIMISGYARNNHFEKAVELFQVLQSEGVRANETVMVSVISSCAHLGALELGERVHDYVVRNNITMNLILGTALVDLYARCGSIEKAIRVFEELPERDALSWTALIAGLAMHGFAKRALEYFSEMVKTGLTPRDITFTAVLSACSHGGMVERGFEIFESMKRDYGLEPRLEHYGCMVDLLGRAGKLAEAEKFVHEIPMKPNAPIWGALLGACRIHKNAEIGERVGKILIQLQPEHSGYYVLLSNIYARANKWENVATMRKIMKEKGVKKPPGYSLIEMDGKIHNFTMGDKTHPEIKEIEEMWGEILRKIRLAGYTGNTADALFDIDEEEKESALNRHSEKLAIAFGIMKTKARSPIRIVKNLRVCEDCHTATKLISKVFERELIVRDRNRFHHFKGGACSCIDFW from the coding sequence ATGAATGGTAGTAGTAGCAGCTTAATATTGAAGACACTGAAGCTAAAGAATCCCAAGCTATTGTTACTTGAATCCTGCTCCACCCTTTCCCACCTGAAGATCATACATGGTCATATGATAAGAACCCATATCATCTTCGATGTCTTTGCGGCCAGCCGTTTGATTGCCTTTTGCATTGACAGCACACTCAAAACAAGTAGTTTGCTAGACTATGCCACAAGGCTCTTTTCCCAGATTGAAAATCCCAACCTCTTTATCTACAATGCATTAATAAGGGGTTATTCAGCTAGTGAAATCCCACACAAGTCCTTTCATTTTTATACCCAATTGCAGCGCCTAGACATATTGCCTGATAATATAACATTCCCATTTTTGGTCAAGTCATGTACTCAATTGGGGTCTGTAGCTATGGGCACTCAATCCCATGGTCACATCATCAAGCATGGTTTTCAATTAGATGTTTATATACAAAATTCCCTTGTTCATATGTATGCTACATTTGGGGATATTAAGGCAGCAAGCCACATTTTTCGCAGAATAAGTCGTTTAGATGTTGTCTCTTGGACTTCCATGATTGCAGGTTATAACAAATGCGGGGACGTCCATTCTGCACGTCAATTGTTTGATAGAATGCCGGAGAAAAACTTGATTACATGGAGCATAATGATAAGTGGGTATGCTCGGAATAATCATTTTGAGAAAGCTGTTGAATTGTTTCAAGTTTTGCAGTCAGAAGGGGTACGGGCAAATGAGACTGTCATGGTCAGTGTGATATCTTCATGTGCTCATCTGGGGGCTCTTGAACTTGGGGAAAGAGTTCATGATTATGTTGTGAGAAATAACATTACTATGAATTTAATCCTTGGAACTGCTCTTGTGGATTTGTATGCAAGATGTGGGAGTATTGAGAAAGCTATTCGGGTTTTTGAGGAACTACCAGAAAGGGACGCATTAAGTTGGACAGCCCTAATTGCTGGACTAGCTATGCATGGTTTTGCCAAGAGGGCACTTGAATACTTCTCAGAAATGGTGAAGACAGGGCTAACCCCTAGAGACATAACATTCACTGCAGTGTTGTCAGCTTGCAGCCATGGCGGAATGGTAGAAAGAGGTTTCGAAATATTTGAGAGCATGAAAAGAGATTACGGGCTTGAGCCTAGATTGGAACACTATGGATGTATGGTTGACCTTCTAGGTCGAGCAGGGAAGCTAGCAGAAGCTGAGAAGTTTGTTCATGAAATACCAATGAAGCCTAATGCTCCAATATGGGGAGCATTGCTTGGAGCTTGCCGTATTCACAAAAATGCGGAAATTGGGGAAAGGGTGGGCAAGATTTTGATTCAGTTGCAGCCAGAACACAGTGGCTATTATGTGCTACTATCAAACATATATGCACGAGCAAACAAGTGGGAAAATGTTGCAACCATGAGAAAAATCATGAAGGAGAAAGGAGTTAAGAAACCCCCGGGCTACAGCCTGATTGAGATGGATGGGAAAATCCATAACTTCACCATGGGAGACAAAACACATCCAGAAATAAAGGAGATTGAAGAAATGTGGGGTGAGATTCtgaggaagataaggttggcAGGGTACACTGGGAATACTGCTGATGCATTGTTTGACATAGAcgaagaggaaaaagaaagtgCTCTTAACAGGCATAGTGAAAAGCTTGCCATTGCATTTGGAATTATGAAGACTAAAGCTCGGTCACCAATTCGGATAGTCAAAAACTTGAGGGTATGTGAGGACTGCCACACAGCTACAAAGCTGATCTCAAAGGTATTTGAGAGAGAGTTAATTGTGAGAGACCGAAACAGGTTCCATCATTTTAAAGGTGGTGCCTGTTCTTGTATCGATTTCTGGTAG
- the LOC142609425 gene encoding arginine-specific demethylase JMJ22 — protein sequence MLSCRSLLSQTKNKKRKKSRSKNKNKNSNTRVSKKHNLVSKKQNYEEEEEDCEERFNLKTSAAPSHTHGVQPLGNLYINPGSVNSRNTGLGNLQTLTDELVLDILGLLGGTHLGVLATVSKSFYVFTNHEPLWRNLVLENLNAGFLYNGSWKSTYVAACYLSFDVSSVGVSGLRVRDFYSDYLFQSWLCANLEMKPEWLQRDNIIRRKGISVEDFVLNFEEPNKPVLLEGCLDNWVALQNWDRDYLLQLCGDVQFAVGPVDMKLQEYFRYADQVREERPLYLFDPKFAEKVPKLGSEYEVPVYFREDLFGVLGNERPDYRWIIMGPAGSGSSFHIDPNSTSAWNAVIRGSKKWILFPPDVVPPGVHPSPDGAEVACPVSIIEWFMNFYGATKNWEKKPIECICKAGEVIFVPNGWWHLVINLEESIAITQNYVSRRNLLNVLDFLKRPNANTLVSGTRDRVNLHDKFKNAIETSFPGTIDQLVQKAEEKKAQQKQSFWDSVTDSKVGAFKFSF from the exons ATGCTAAGCTGCAGGAGCTTATTATCTCAAACCAAaaacaagaagagaaaaaagagcagaagcaaaaacaagaacaagaactcAAACACACGTGTTTCCAAAAAACACAACTTGgtttccaaaaaacaaaactatgaagaagaagaagaagattgtgAAGAACGCTTCAACCTCAAGACCTCAGCTGCTCCATCACACACTCATGGGGTTCAACCGCTGGGCAATCTGTATATCAACCCGGGTTCTGTCAACTCCAGAAACACTGGCTTAGGTAACCTCCAAACCCTCACTGATGAGCTTGTTCTTGACATTTTAGGACTCTTGGGTGGGACCCACCTGGGGGTCTTGGCCACTGTTAGCAAATCTTTCTATGTTTTCACTAACCATGAACCTCTTTGGAGGAACCTTGTATTGGAAAATCTGAATGCTGGGTTTTTATATAATGGGTCTTGGAAATCTACTTATGTTGCGGCTTGTTACCTTTCATTTGATGTTTCAAGTGTTGGTGTTTCgggtttgagagtgagagattttTATTCTGATTATTTATTTCAGAGTTGGCTCTGTGCTAATCTGGAAATGAAACCTGAATGGCTTCAAAGGGATAATATTATACGAAGGAAGGGAATTTCGGTGGAGGATTTTGTGTTGAACTTTGAGGAACCTAATAAGCCGGTATTGTTGGAAGGTTGTTTGGATAATTGGGTTGCATTGCAAAATTGGGATAGAGATTATTTGCTTCAATTGTGTGGTGATGTTCAGTTTGCAGTTGGGCCGGTGGATATGAAGCTTCAGGAGTACTTTAGGTACGCGGATCAGGTGAGGGAGGAAAGGCCATTGTATTTATTTGACCCAAAATTTGCAGAAAAAGTACCAAAATTGGGTTCGGAATATGAAGTTCCGGTGTACTTTAGGGAGGACTTGTTTGGTGTTTTGGGCAATGAGAGGCCAGATTATAGGTGGATTATAATGGGACCTGCTGGGTCTGGTTCATCATTCCATATTGATCCTAATTCAACATCTGCTTGGAATGCAGTGATCAGGGGGTCCAAGAAGTGGATCTTGTTTCCTCCTGATGTGGTTCCCCCAGGGGTGCATCCAAGCCCGGATGGTGCAGAGGTGGCATGTCCTGTATCAATTATTGAGTGGTTCATGAACTTCTATGGTGCAACAAAAAATTGGGAAAAGAAACCTATTGAGTGCATCTGCAAGGCTGGGGAGGTGATCTTTGTGCCTAATGGATGGTGGCATTTGGTGATCAACCTGGAGGAATCCATTGCCATTACACAGAATTATGTTAGCAG GAGAAATTTGTTGAATGTTTTGGATTTTCTTAAGCGGCCGAATGCAAACACACTAGTATCTGGAACAAGAGATCGGGTGAATTTGCATGATAAGTTTAAGAATGCTATAGAAACTTCTTTCCCCGGGACTATAGACCAATTGGTTCAAAAAGCAGAGGAGAAAAAGGCACAGCAGAAACAGTCCTTCTGGGATTCAGTTACAGATTCAAAGGTGGGTGCTTTCAAGTTTTCTTTCTAG